From a single Raphanus sativus cultivar WK10039 chromosome 3, ASM80110v3, whole genome shotgun sequence genomic region:
- the LOC108846210 gene encoding phospholipase D gamma 1-like isoform X2, which yields MSMEGSSTWSSVRGELLHGNLEICVKEAKNLPNMDRFRMYKRNSTSDPFVSVSIAGAKIGTTFVIDNNENPLWMQHFYVPVAHTAMEVKFVVKDSDKFGAKFIGEVGIPTEELCSGNKIEGLFPILNSSGKPCKKGAVLSLSIQYTPVEMMKVYQMGVGNECGGVPGTYFPLRKGGRVTLYQDAHVEDGTLPSVDLDGGIQYIHGKCWEDMADAIRQARRLIYITGWSVYHPVRLVRRNNDPTDGTLGDLLKARSKEGVRVLLLVWNDPSSWSLPKYIKQGVMNTSDEETRHFFKNSSVQVIICPRSGGEGHHSFVKKQEVETIYTHHQKTVIVDADAGQGRRKIVGFVGGLDMCNGRFDTPNHPLFTTLKTLHKDDVHSPNFVPNADGPRQPWHDLHSKIDGPAAYDLLINFEQRWEKALKKQHKIWKHRSCSDDALLKINMIPEIMGLSEVSSTNDSDPESWHVQVFRSIDSTSVKGFPKDPKEDSGRNLRCGKNILIDVSIHTAYVKAIRSAQHFIYIENQYFFGSSFNWGSHKDLGANNLIPMEIALKIASKIRAREKFAAYIVIPMWPEGDPTHMFLQSILYWQYKTMQMMYQTIYTALVEAELDDQYEPQDYLNFFCLGTREAADVTVSKHSSRNQPTKNVQALKSRRFMIYVHSKGMVVDDEFVLIGSANINQRSLEGTRDTEIAMGGYQLHHSWAKKGSRPRGQIFGYRMSLWAEHLGFLEQGFEEPENMECVRRVRHLSELNWRQYAAEKVTVMTSHLLKYPVQVDRTGKVSYLPGCKTFHDVGGKIIGHVLWAGMKPHHLEITL from the exons ATGTCAATGGAAGGGTCAAGTACCTGGAGCTCTGTGAGGGGGGAACTGTTACACGGTAACTTAGAAATTTGTGTTAAGGAGGCTAAAAATCTTCCTAACATGGATCGGTTCCGGATGTATAAGAGGAACAGTACAAGTGATCCGTTCGTGAGTGTCTCTATCGCAGGTGCAAAGATCGGCACAACTTTTGTGATCGACAACAATGAGAATCCTCTGTGGATGCAGCATTTCTATGTACCGGTGGCTCATACTGCTATGGAGGTTAAGTTTGTGGTAAAAGACAGTGACAAATTTGGAGCCAAGTTCATAGGAGAAGTTGGAATCCCAACCGAGGAGTTGTGTTCAGGGAATAAGATCGAAGGGTTGTTTCCGATACTTAACAGTAGTGGGAAGCCATGTAAAAAGGGTGCTGTGTTGAGTTTGTCTATTCAATACACTCCAGTTGAAATGATGAAAGTTTACCAAATGGGTGTTGGTAATGAGTGCGGAGGAGTTCCGGGTACATACTTCCCTTTGAGAAAAGGCGGTAGGGTTACTCTATATCAAGATGCTCATGTTGAAGACGGGACACTTCCGAGTGTAGATCTCGATGGTGGGATCCAGTATATACATGGAAAGTGCTGGGAAGATATGGCTGATGCAATTAGACAGGCGAGGAGGTTGATTTATATCACAGGTTGGTCAGTTTACCATCCGGTTAGGCTGGTTCGTCGCAATAATGATCCGACCGATGGTACATTAGGGGATTTGCTTAAAGCAAGATCTAAAGAAGGTGTTAGAGTTTTGCTATTGGTGTGGAATGATCCATCTTCATGGAGCTTACCAAAGTACATAAAA CAAGGAGTTATGAACACAAGCGATGAGGAGACTCGTCATTTTTTCAAGAACTCGTCGGTGCAAGTGATTATTTGTCCTAGATCTGGTGGGGAAGGTCACCACAGCTTCgtaaaaaaa CAGGAGGTTGAAACTATCTACACACATCATCAAAAAACTGTGATCGTAGATGCTGATGCAGGTCAGGGCCGAAGAAAGATCGTAGGGTTTGTTGGAGGGCTAGACATGTGCAACGGACGTTTTGATACTCCTAACCATCCTCTCTTTACGACATTGAAGACACTCCATAAAGATGACGTCCATAGCCCAAATTTTGTG CCTAATGCTGATGGACCAAGACAACCGTGGCATGATCTACACAGCAAAATTGATGGTCCAGCTGCATATGACCTGCTTATTAATTTTGAACAACGCTGGGAAAAAGCTTTAAAGAAACAGCACAAAATTTGGAAACATCGGTCCTGTTCTGATGATGCTTTGCTCAAGATTAACATGATACCTGAAATCATGGGACTATCAGAAGTTTCTTCTACTAATGATAGTGATCCAGAGTCTTGGCATGTTCAG GTTTTCCGTTCAATTGATTCAACCTCAGTAAAAGGATTTCCAAAGGACCCAAAGGAGGATAGTGGAAGG AATCTTCGATGTGGGAAGAATATACTCATAGACGTGAGCATACACACGGCTTATGTTAAGGCCATAAGATCTGCTCAGCATTTCATTTACATTGAAaaccaatatttttttggatcaTCATTCAACTGGGGTTCACATAAGGACCTCG GTGCTAATAATCTAATCCCTATGGAAATCGCGCTTAAGATTGCTAGTAAGATTAGAGCTAGGGAGAAGTTTGCTGCTTATATTGTCATTCCAATGTGGCCAGAAGGTGATCCAACACATATGTTTTTGCAGAGCATTCTATACTGGCAG TATAAAACCATGCAAATGATGTATCAAACTATCTACACGGCACTTGTGGAAGCTGAACTTGATGATCAATATGAGCCACAAGACTATTTGAACTTTTTCTGTCTTGGAACCAGAGAGGCTGCTGATGTAACAGTTAGCAAACATAGTTCTCGGAATCAACCTACGAAAAAT GTACAAGCTTTAAAGAGTCGAAGATTCATGATATATGTGCATTCCAAAGGTATGGTTGTGGACGACGAGTTTGTCTTAATTGGTTCTGCGAATATCAACCAACGATCCTTAGAAGGAACTAGAGACACTGAAATCGCCATGGGAGGGTATCAACTACACCATTCATGGGCTAAGAAAGGCTCTCGTCCACGTGGTCAG ATCTTTGGATATAGAATGTCGCTGTGGGCAGAACATCTAGGGTTTCTAGAGCAAGGTTTTGAGGAGCCAGAGAACATGGAATGTGTGAGACGAGTTAGGCATTTGAGTGAGCTCAACTGGAGACAGTATGCAGCAGAGAAAGTCACAGTGATGACAAGTCATCTTCTAAAGTATCCAGTTCAAGTCGATAGAACAGGCAAAGTAAGTTATCTTCCTGGATGCAAGACATTCCACGATGTTGGTGGCAAGATCATAGGGCACGTTTTATGGGCTGGAATGAAACCTCATCATCTGGAAATTACCTTGTAG
- the LOC108846210 gene encoding phospholipase D gamma 1-like isoform X1, with protein MSMEGSSTWSSVRGELLHGNLEICVKEAKNLPNMDRFRMYKRNSTSDPFVSVSIAGAKIGTTFVIDNNENPLWMQHFYVPVAHTAMEVKFVVKDSDKFGAKFIGEVGIPTEELCSGNKIEGLFPILNSSGKPCKKGAVLSLSIQYTPVEMMKVYQMGVGNECGGVPGTYFPLRKGGRVTLYQDAHVEDGTLPSVDLDGGIQYIHGKCWEDMADAIRQARRLIYITGWSVYHPVRLVRRNNDPTDGTLGDLLKARSKEGVRVLLLVWNDPSSWSLPKYIKQGVMNTSDEETRHFFKNSSVQVIICPRSGGEGHHSFVKKQEVETIYTHHQKTVIVDADAGQGRRKIVGFVGGLDMCNGRFDTPNHPLFTTLKTLHKDDVHSPNFVPNADGPRQPWHDLHSKIDGPAAYDLLINFEQRWEKALKKQHKIWKHRSCSDDALLKINMIPEIMGLSEVSSTNDSDPESWHVQVFRSIDSTSVKGFPKDPKEDSGRNLRCGKNILIDVSIHTAYVKAIRSAQHFIYIENQYFFGSSFNWGSHKDLGANNLIPMEIALKIASKIRAREKFAAYIVIPMWPEGDPTHMFLQSILYWQYKTMQMMYQTIYTALVEAELDDQYEPQDYLNFFCLGTREAADVTVSKHSSRNQPTKNVKPNAAQVQALKSRRFMIYVHSKGMVVDDEFVLIGSANINQRSLEGTRDTEIAMGGYQLHHSWAKKGSRPRGQIFGYRMSLWAEHLGFLEQGFEEPENMECVRRVRHLSELNWRQYAAEKVTVMTSHLLKYPVQVDRTGKVSYLPGCKTFHDVGGKIIGHVLWAGMKPHHLEITL; from the exons ATGTCAATGGAAGGGTCAAGTACCTGGAGCTCTGTGAGGGGGGAACTGTTACACGGTAACTTAGAAATTTGTGTTAAGGAGGCTAAAAATCTTCCTAACATGGATCGGTTCCGGATGTATAAGAGGAACAGTACAAGTGATCCGTTCGTGAGTGTCTCTATCGCAGGTGCAAAGATCGGCACAACTTTTGTGATCGACAACAATGAGAATCCTCTGTGGATGCAGCATTTCTATGTACCGGTGGCTCATACTGCTATGGAGGTTAAGTTTGTGGTAAAAGACAGTGACAAATTTGGAGCCAAGTTCATAGGAGAAGTTGGAATCCCAACCGAGGAGTTGTGTTCAGGGAATAAGATCGAAGGGTTGTTTCCGATACTTAACAGTAGTGGGAAGCCATGTAAAAAGGGTGCTGTGTTGAGTTTGTCTATTCAATACACTCCAGTTGAAATGATGAAAGTTTACCAAATGGGTGTTGGTAATGAGTGCGGAGGAGTTCCGGGTACATACTTCCCTTTGAGAAAAGGCGGTAGGGTTACTCTATATCAAGATGCTCATGTTGAAGACGGGACACTTCCGAGTGTAGATCTCGATGGTGGGATCCAGTATATACATGGAAAGTGCTGGGAAGATATGGCTGATGCAATTAGACAGGCGAGGAGGTTGATTTATATCACAGGTTGGTCAGTTTACCATCCGGTTAGGCTGGTTCGTCGCAATAATGATCCGACCGATGGTACATTAGGGGATTTGCTTAAAGCAAGATCTAAAGAAGGTGTTAGAGTTTTGCTATTGGTGTGGAATGATCCATCTTCATGGAGCTTACCAAAGTACATAAAA CAAGGAGTTATGAACACAAGCGATGAGGAGACTCGTCATTTTTTCAAGAACTCGTCGGTGCAAGTGATTATTTGTCCTAGATCTGGTGGGGAAGGTCACCACAGCTTCgtaaaaaaa CAGGAGGTTGAAACTATCTACACACATCATCAAAAAACTGTGATCGTAGATGCTGATGCAGGTCAGGGCCGAAGAAAGATCGTAGGGTTTGTTGGAGGGCTAGACATGTGCAACGGACGTTTTGATACTCCTAACCATCCTCTCTTTACGACATTGAAGACACTCCATAAAGATGACGTCCATAGCCCAAATTTTGTG CCTAATGCTGATGGACCAAGACAACCGTGGCATGATCTACACAGCAAAATTGATGGTCCAGCTGCATATGACCTGCTTATTAATTTTGAACAACGCTGGGAAAAAGCTTTAAAGAAACAGCACAAAATTTGGAAACATCGGTCCTGTTCTGATGATGCTTTGCTCAAGATTAACATGATACCTGAAATCATGGGACTATCAGAAGTTTCTTCTACTAATGATAGTGATCCAGAGTCTTGGCATGTTCAG GTTTTCCGTTCAATTGATTCAACCTCAGTAAAAGGATTTCCAAAGGACCCAAAGGAGGATAGTGGAAGG AATCTTCGATGTGGGAAGAATATACTCATAGACGTGAGCATACACACGGCTTATGTTAAGGCCATAAGATCTGCTCAGCATTTCATTTACATTGAAaaccaatatttttttggatcaTCATTCAACTGGGGTTCACATAAGGACCTCG GTGCTAATAATCTAATCCCTATGGAAATCGCGCTTAAGATTGCTAGTAAGATTAGAGCTAGGGAGAAGTTTGCTGCTTATATTGTCATTCCAATGTGGCCAGAAGGTGATCCAACACATATGTTTTTGCAGAGCATTCTATACTGGCAG TATAAAACCATGCAAATGATGTATCAAACTATCTACACGGCACTTGTGGAAGCTGAACTTGATGATCAATATGAGCCACAAGACTATTTGAACTTTTTCTGTCTTGGAACCAGAGAGGCTGCTGATGTAACAGTTAGCAAACATAGTTCTCGGAATCAACCTACGAAAAATGTAAAGCCAAATGCCGCACAG GTACAAGCTTTAAAGAGTCGAAGATTCATGATATATGTGCATTCCAAAGGTATGGTTGTGGACGACGAGTTTGTCTTAATTGGTTCTGCGAATATCAACCAACGATCCTTAGAAGGAACTAGAGACACTGAAATCGCCATGGGAGGGTATCAACTACACCATTCATGGGCTAAGAAAGGCTCTCGTCCACGTGGTCAG ATCTTTGGATATAGAATGTCGCTGTGGGCAGAACATCTAGGGTTTCTAGAGCAAGGTTTTGAGGAGCCAGAGAACATGGAATGTGTGAGACGAGTTAGGCATTTGAGTGAGCTCAACTGGAGACAGTATGCAGCAGAGAAAGTCACAGTGATGACAAGTCATCTTCTAAAGTATCCAGTTCAAGTCGATAGAACAGGCAAAGTAAGTTATCTTCCTGGATGCAAGACATTCCACGATGTTGGTGGCAAGATCATAGGGCACGTTTTATGGGCTGGAATGAAACCTCATCATCTGGAAATTACCTTGTAG
- the LOC108846210 gene encoding phospholipase D gamma 1-like isoform X3 — protein sequence MSMEGSSTWSSVRGELLHGNLEICVKEAKNLPNMDRFRMYKRNSTSDPFVSVSIAGAKIGTTFVIDNNENPLWMQHFYVPVAHTAMEVKFVVKDSDKFGAKFIGEVGIPTEELCSGNKIEGLFPILNSSGKPCKKGVPGTYFPLRKGGRVTLYQDAHVEDGTLPSVDLDGGIQYIHGKCWEDMADAIRQARRLIYITGWSVYHPVRLVRRNNDPTDGTLGDLLKARSKEGVRVLLLVWNDPSSWSLPKYIKQGVMNTSDEETRHFFKNSSVQVIICPRSGGEGHHSFVKKQEVETIYTHHQKTVIVDADAGQGRRKIVGFVGGLDMCNGRFDTPNHPLFTTLKTLHKDDVHSPNFVPNADGPRQPWHDLHSKIDGPAAYDLLINFEQRWEKALKKQHKIWKHRSCSDDALLKINMIPEIMGLSEVSSTNDSDPESWHVQVFRSIDSTSVKGFPKDPKEDSGRNLRCGKNILIDVSIHTAYVKAIRSAQHFIYIENQYFFGSSFNWGSHKDLGANNLIPMEIALKIASKIRAREKFAAYIVIPMWPEGDPTHMFLQSILYWQYKTMQMMYQTIYTALVEAELDDQYEPQDYLNFFCLGTREAADVTVSKHSSRNQPTKNVKPNAAQVQALKSRRFMIYVHSKGMVVDDEFVLIGSANINQRSLEGTRDTEIAMGGYQLHHSWAKKGSRPRGQIFGYRMSLWAEHLGFLEQGFEEPENMECVRRVRHLSELNWRQYAAEKVTVMTSHLLKYPVQVDRTGKVSYLPGCKTFHDVGGKIIGHVLWAGMKPHHLEITL from the exons ATGTCAATGGAAGGGTCAAGTACCTGGAGCTCTGTGAGGGGGGAACTGTTACACGGTAACTTAGAAATTTGTGTTAAGGAGGCTAAAAATCTTCCTAACATGGATCGGTTCCGGATGTATAAGAGGAACAGTACAAGTGATCCGTTCGTGAGTGTCTCTATCGCAGGTGCAAAGATCGGCACAACTTTTGTGATCGACAACAATGAGAATCCTCTGTGGATGCAGCATTTCTATGTACCGGTGGCTCATACTGCTATGGAGGTTAAGTTTGTGGTAAAAGACAGTGACAAATTTGGAGCCAAGTTCATAGGAGAAGTTGGAATCCCAACCGAGGAGTTGTGTTCAGGGAATAAGATCGAAGGGTTGTTTCCGATACTTAACAGTAGTGGGAAGCCATGTAAAAAGG GAGTTCCGGGTACATACTTCCCTTTGAGAAAAGGCGGTAGGGTTACTCTATATCAAGATGCTCATGTTGAAGACGGGACACTTCCGAGTGTAGATCTCGATGGTGGGATCCAGTATATACATGGAAAGTGCTGGGAAGATATGGCTGATGCAATTAGACAGGCGAGGAGGTTGATTTATATCACAGGTTGGTCAGTTTACCATCCGGTTAGGCTGGTTCGTCGCAATAATGATCCGACCGATGGTACATTAGGGGATTTGCTTAAAGCAAGATCTAAAGAAGGTGTTAGAGTTTTGCTATTGGTGTGGAATGATCCATCTTCATGGAGCTTACCAAAGTACATAAAA CAAGGAGTTATGAACACAAGCGATGAGGAGACTCGTCATTTTTTCAAGAACTCGTCGGTGCAAGTGATTATTTGTCCTAGATCTGGTGGGGAAGGTCACCACAGCTTCgtaaaaaaa CAGGAGGTTGAAACTATCTACACACATCATCAAAAAACTGTGATCGTAGATGCTGATGCAGGTCAGGGCCGAAGAAAGATCGTAGGGTTTGTTGGAGGGCTAGACATGTGCAACGGACGTTTTGATACTCCTAACCATCCTCTCTTTACGACATTGAAGACACTCCATAAAGATGACGTCCATAGCCCAAATTTTGTG CCTAATGCTGATGGACCAAGACAACCGTGGCATGATCTACACAGCAAAATTGATGGTCCAGCTGCATATGACCTGCTTATTAATTTTGAACAACGCTGGGAAAAAGCTTTAAAGAAACAGCACAAAATTTGGAAACATCGGTCCTGTTCTGATGATGCTTTGCTCAAGATTAACATGATACCTGAAATCATGGGACTATCAGAAGTTTCTTCTACTAATGATAGTGATCCAGAGTCTTGGCATGTTCAG GTTTTCCGTTCAATTGATTCAACCTCAGTAAAAGGATTTCCAAAGGACCCAAAGGAGGATAGTGGAAGG AATCTTCGATGTGGGAAGAATATACTCATAGACGTGAGCATACACACGGCTTATGTTAAGGCCATAAGATCTGCTCAGCATTTCATTTACATTGAAaaccaatatttttttggatcaTCATTCAACTGGGGTTCACATAAGGACCTCG GTGCTAATAATCTAATCCCTATGGAAATCGCGCTTAAGATTGCTAGTAAGATTAGAGCTAGGGAGAAGTTTGCTGCTTATATTGTCATTCCAATGTGGCCAGAAGGTGATCCAACACATATGTTTTTGCAGAGCATTCTATACTGGCAG TATAAAACCATGCAAATGATGTATCAAACTATCTACACGGCACTTGTGGAAGCTGAACTTGATGATCAATATGAGCCACAAGACTATTTGAACTTTTTCTGTCTTGGAACCAGAGAGGCTGCTGATGTAACAGTTAGCAAACATAGTTCTCGGAATCAACCTACGAAAAATGTAAAGCCAAATGCCGCACAG GTACAAGCTTTAAAGAGTCGAAGATTCATGATATATGTGCATTCCAAAGGTATGGTTGTGGACGACGAGTTTGTCTTAATTGGTTCTGCGAATATCAACCAACGATCCTTAGAAGGAACTAGAGACACTGAAATCGCCATGGGAGGGTATCAACTACACCATTCATGGGCTAAGAAAGGCTCTCGTCCACGTGGTCAG ATCTTTGGATATAGAATGTCGCTGTGGGCAGAACATCTAGGGTTTCTAGAGCAAGGTTTTGAGGAGCCAGAGAACATGGAATGTGTGAGACGAGTTAGGCATTTGAGTGAGCTCAACTGGAGACAGTATGCAGCAGAGAAAGTCACAGTGATGACAAGTCATCTTCTAAAGTATCCAGTTCAAGTCGATAGAACAGGCAAAGTAAGTTATCTTCCTGGATGCAAGACATTCCACGATGTTGGTGGCAAGATCATAGGGCACGTTTTATGGGCTGGAATGAAACCTCATCATCTGGAAATTACCTTGTAG
- the LOC108846210 gene encoding phospholipase D gamma 1-like isoform X4, giving the protein MSMEGSSTWSSVRGELLHGNLEICVKEAKNLPNMDRFRMYKRNSTSDPFVSVSIAGAKIGTTFVIDNNENPLWMQHFYVPVAHTAMEVKFVVKDSDKFGAKFIGEVGIPTEELCSGNKIEGLFPILNSSGKPCKKGAVLSLSIQYTPVEMMKVYQMGVGNECGGVPGTYFPLRKGGRVTLYQDAHVEDGTLPSVDLDGGIQYIHGKCWEDMADAIRQARRLIYITGWSVYHPVRLVRRNNDPTDGTLGDLLKARSKEGVRVLLLVWNDPSSWSLPKYIKQGVMNTSDEETRHFFKNSSVQVIICPRSGGEGHHSFVKKQEVETIYTHHQKTVIVDADAGQGRRKIVGFVGGLDMCNGRFDTPNHPLFTTLKTLHKDDVHSPNFVPNADGPRQPWHDLHSKIDGPAAYDLLINFEQRWEKALKKQHKIWKHRSCSDDALLKINMIPEIMGLSEVSSTNDSDPESWHVQVFRSIDSTSVKGFPKDPKEDSGRNLRCGKNILIDVSIHTAYVKAIRSAQHFIYIENQYFFGSSFNWGSHKDLGANNLIPMEIALKIASKIRAREKFAAYIVIPMWPEGDPTHKNHANDVSNYLHGTCGS; this is encoded by the exons ATGTCAATGGAAGGGTCAAGTACCTGGAGCTCTGTGAGGGGGGAACTGTTACACGGTAACTTAGAAATTTGTGTTAAGGAGGCTAAAAATCTTCCTAACATGGATCGGTTCCGGATGTATAAGAGGAACAGTACAAGTGATCCGTTCGTGAGTGTCTCTATCGCAGGTGCAAAGATCGGCACAACTTTTGTGATCGACAACAATGAGAATCCTCTGTGGATGCAGCATTTCTATGTACCGGTGGCTCATACTGCTATGGAGGTTAAGTTTGTGGTAAAAGACAGTGACAAATTTGGAGCCAAGTTCATAGGAGAAGTTGGAATCCCAACCGAGGAGTTGTGTTCAGGGAATAAGATCGAAGGGTTGTTTCCGATACTTAACAGTAGTGGGAAGCCATGTAAAAAGGGTGCTGTGTTGAGTTTGTCTATTCAATACACTCCAGTTGAAATGATGAAAGTTTACCAAATGGGTGTTGGTAATGAGTGCGGAGGAGTTCCGGGTACATACTTCCCTTTGAGAAAAGGCGGTAGGGTTACTCTATATCAAGATGCTCATGTTGAAGACGGGACACTTCCGAGTGTAGATCTCGATGGTGGGATCCAGTATATACATGGAAAGTGCTGGGAAGATATGGCTGATGCAATTAGACAGGCGAGGAGGTTGATTTATATCACAGGTTGGTCAGTTTACCATCCGGTTAGGCTGGTTCGTCGCAATAATGATCCGACCGATGGTACATTAGGGGATTTGCTTAAAGCAAGATCTAAAGAAGGTGTTAGAGTTTTGCTATTGGTGTGGAATGATCCATCTTCATGGAGCTTACCAAAGTACATAAAA CAAGGAGTTATGAACACAAGCGATGAGGAGACTCGTCATTTTTTCAAGAACTCGTCGGTGCAAGTGATTATTTGTCCTAGATCTGGTGGGGAAGGTCACCACAGCTTCgtaaaaaaa CAGGAGGTTGAAACTATCTACACACATCATCAAAAAACTGTGATCGTAGATGCTGATGCAGGTCAGGGCCGAAGAAAGATCGTAGGGTTTGTTGGAGGGCTAGACATGTGCAACGGACGTTTTGATACTCCTAACCATCCTCTCTTTACGACATTGAAGACACTCCATAAAGATGACGTCCATAGCCCAAATTTTGTG CCTAATGCTGATGGACCAAGACAACCGTGGCATGATCTACACAGCAAAATTGATGGTCCAGCTGCATATGACCTGCTTATTAATTTTGAACAACGCTGGGAAAAAGCTTTAAAGAAACAGCACAAAATTTGGAAACATCGGTCCTGTTCTGATGATGCTTTGCTCAAGATTAACATGATACCTGAAATCATGGGACTATCAGAAGTTTCTTCTACTAATGATAGTGATCCAGAGTCTTGGCATGTTCAG GTTTTCCGTTCAATTGATTCAACCTCAGTAAAAGGATTTCCAAAGGACCCAAAGGAGGATAGTGGAAGG AATCTTCGATGTGGGAAGAATATACTCATAGACGTGAGCATACACACGGCTTATGTTAAGGCCATAAGATCTGCTCAGCATTTCATTTACATTGAAaaccaatatttttttggatcaTCATTCAACTGGGGTTCACATAAGGACCTCG GTGCTAATAATCTAATCCCTATGGAAATCGCGCTTAAGATTGCTAGTAAGATTAGAGCTAGGGAGAAGTTTGCTGCTTATATTGTCATTCCAATGTGGCCAGAAGGTGATCCAACACATA AAAACCATGCAAATGATGTATCAAACTATCTACACGGCACTTGTGGAAGCTGA